In the Tenrec ecaudatus isolate mTenEca1 chromosome 16, mTenEca1.hap1, whole genome shotgun sequence genome, one interval contains:
- the EXOSC1 gene encoding exosome complex component CSL4, with the protein MGVQIVAGRRLPSTNKESASCRRPATGAVMVPPVRYCVPGERLCNLEEGSPGSGTYTRHGYIFSSLAGCLAKNSENGALPVVSVMRETESQLMPTVGAVVTCKVSSINSRFAKVHILYVGSTPLKNSFRGTIRKEDIRATEKDKVEIYKSFRPGDIVLAKVISLGDAQSNYLLTTAENELGVVVAHSESGVQMVPISWCEMQCPKTHTKEFRKVARVQPEFLQT; encoded by the exons ATGGGCGTGCAGATTGTTGCGGGCCGGCGCCTGCCTTCCACCAATAAGGAGTCGGCCTCTTGCCGCCGGCCCGCGACCGGAGCAGTCATGGTTCCCCCGGTGAGGTACTGCGTCCCCG GCGAGCGGCTGTGTAACTTGGAGGAGGGCAGCCCGGGCAGCGGCACGTACACCCGGCACGGCTACATCTTCTCGTCGCTGGCCGGCTGCCTGGCCAAGAACAGCGAGAACGGCGCG CTGCCTGTGGTGTCTGTGATGAGAGAGACGGAATCCCAGTTAATGCCGACGGTGGGGGCTGTTGTcacctgcaag GTTTCCAGTATCAATTCCCGCTTTGCCAAAGTGCACATTCTCTACGTGGGGTCCACGCCCCTAAAGAACTCTTTTCGAGGAACCATCCG CAAGGAAGATATCCGAGCTACTGAAAAAGACAAG GTTGAAATTTATAAGAGTTTCCGCCCAGGTGACATTGTCTTGGCCAAAGTG ATCTCTCTAGGTGATGCGCAGTCCAACTACCTGCTGACCACAGCGGAGAATGAGCTGGGCGTGGTGGTGGCCCACAGCGAATCAG GTGTCCAGATGGTTCCCATCAGCTGGTGTGAAATGCAGTGCCCGAAAACCCACACTAAAGAATTCCGGAAAGTGGCGCGCGTCCAGCCGGAGTTCCTGCAGACGTAA